The proteins below come from a single Halobacteriovorax sp. GB3 genomic window:
- a CDS encoding nuclear transport factor 2 family protein gives MKKEEITVDKIHKLYEYYAQRNEKALNEIFHENIKWSQLPGFPGGMISIGLKQIFKNVFDGNANRWKEFSFEIDSISIGPEFVLVEGRYEVSAKNSGGQATALTSHVYRFNEQGKIISFQQYTDSKLLWDCYSLSLS, from the coding sequence ATGAAAAAAGAAGAAATCACAGTTGATAAGATTCATAAACTTTACGAATACTATGCTCAAAGAAATGAAAAAGCTCTAAACGAGATCTTTCATGAAAACATTAAATGGAGTCAGCTTCCAGGTTTTCCGGGAGGAATGATAAGTATCGGACTTAAACAAATTTTCAAAAATGTCTTTGATGGAAATGCAAATAGATGGAAAGAATTTTCTTTTGAAATTGATTCTATCTCGATTGGTCCAGAATTTGTCCTCGTAGAAGGACGGTATGAAGTAAGCGCAAAAAATTCTGGTGGCCAAGCAACTGCTTTAACTTCACACGTCTATCGTTTTAATGAACAAGGAAAAATTATCTCCTTCCAACAATACACAGATTCAAAATTACTTTGGGATTGCTACTCATTGAGCCTCTCATAA
- a CDS encoding DoxX family protein yields the protein MNAKNYSLISLILRIAIGSLFLGTGLIKISGGIDGTIAYYMSMFEKTIFPIFLIKLHASIIIFVELFLAVWLLSGIQLRKAWIFSILTLISLAFGMIFTYKFNVVSDNYIYVVISCLGLLLEPYDTYRKQ from the coding sequence ATGAATGCAAAAAATTATTCTTTAATCTCACTTATTCTAAGAATTGCTATTGGTAGTTTATTTTTAGGAACAGGCCTAATTAAAATCTCTGGTGGTATCGATGGAACAATCGCCTATTACATGTCAATGTTTGAAAAAACGATATTTCCAATCTTTCTTATTAAACTTCATGCAAGTATCATCATTTTCGTAGAGCTCTTTTTAGCAGTGTGGCTTCTATCTGGAATTCAATTAAGAAAGGCATGGATATTTTCAATATTAACGTTAATCTCATTGGCCTTTGGAATGATTTTCACTTACAAATTTAATGTCGTCTCTGACAATTACATCTACGTCGTGATTTCATGCCTTGGACTTTTGCTAGAGCCCTACGATACGTATAGAAAACAATAG
- a CDS encoding YebC/PmpR family DNA-binding transcriptional regulator, producing the protein MGRKSAKIAAKKGAADKQRGQVFTRALKDVYKAAKSGGTDPASNFLLKVALERCKKFNVPKDNIERALKKASGPDGVGFEDINYEGYGPNGVAVFVEASTDNVTRTVANVRSYFNKCGGSLGVNGALEFLFDRKAYFIVPIEGLDEDEFTLEMIDAGAEEVEKDEEFFEVTGPVDVFGTIQDKLQSLDITPEEATLERFPTSYKDADEETRAQVEKLIGLLEDDDDVVTVYHNLEEEE; encoded by the coding sequence ATGGGAAGAAAGTCGGCAAAAATCGCGGCGAAAAAAGGTGCTGCCGATAAACAAAGAGGACAGGTATTTACTCGTGCTCTAAAAGACGTTTACAAAGCTGCTAAGTCAGGTGGAACTGACCCTGCATCAAACTTCCTCCTCAAAGTTGCCCTTGAAAGATGTAAAAAATTTAATGTTCCAAAGGACAACATTGAGAGAGCTCTTAAAAAAGCCTCTGGTCCAGATGGTGTTGGATTTGAAGATATCAACTATGAAGGTTACGGACCAAATGGTGTTGCCGTTTTTGTTGAAGCTTCAACTGATAATGTTACAAGAACTGTTGCTAACGTAAGAAGTTACTTCAATAAGTGTGGTGGCTCTCTTGGAGTCAATGGTGCTCTTGAGTTTCTATTTGATAGAAAAGCATACTTCATTGTTCCTATAGAAGGACTTGATGAAGATGAATTCACACTAGAGATGATTGACGCTGGTGCTGAAGAAGTTGAAAAGGATGAAGAGTTCTTTGAAGTTACTGGACCTGTAGATGTATTCGGTACAATTCAGGACAAACTTCAGAGTTTAGATATTACTCCTGAAGAAGCAACATTAGAGAGATTTCCAACATCTTACAAAGATGCTGATGAAGAAACACGTGCTCAAGTTGAAAAACTCATTGGTCTTTTAGAAGACGATGATGATGTTGTAACGGTTTATCACAATCTTGAAGAAGAAGAGTAA
- a CDS encoding glutathione S-transferase — MITVHHLNDSRSQRILWLLEELGLEYEIKFYQRDPQTSLAPKELKDVHALGKSPVITDGDLTIAESGAIIEYLVNKYQCDAIFRPEKETEKIQFSYWLHFAEGSLMPPLLLKLVFDKVKNAPMPFFVKPIARGIADKVMKGFIGPNITNNFDFIEAHLAKNEWFCGDKLTGADFQMSFPLEAGMTRVDNREKYPAILAFLDKIHSREGYKKALEKGGEYSYSGK; from the coding sequence ATGATAACAGTTCATCATCTCAATGATTCAAGATCTCAGCGAATTCTATGGCTCTTAGAAGAGCTTGGTTTAGAGTATGAAATTAAGTTTTATCAAAGAGATCCTCAAACATCTCTCGCTCCTAAAGAGTTAAAAGATGTCCATGCTTTGGGGAAATCTCCAGTTATAACAGATGGCGACTTAACTATTGCAGAGTCTGGTGCGATTATTGAGTACCTCGTAAATAAGTACCAATGTGATGCCATTTTTCGACCAGAAAAAGAGACGGAGAAAATTCAATTCTCTTATTGGCTACACTTTGCTGAGGGCTCACTTATGCCGCCTCTTCTTTTGAAGCTTGTGTTTGATAAAGTAAAAAATGCTCCGATGCCATTTTTTGTTAAGCCTATTGCTAGGGGAATTGCTGATAAGGTGATGAAGGGCTTTATTGGCCCAAATATTACAAATAATTTTGACTTTATTGAGGCTCATCTTGCTAAAAACGAATGGTTTTGTGGAGATAAGCTCACGGGGGCTGACTTTCAAATGAGTTTTCCCCTTGAAGCGGGGATGACACGAGTTGATAACAGAGAAAAATATCCGGCCATATTGGCCTTTCTCGATAAAATTCATTCAAGAGAGGGTTATAAAAAGGCCCTTGAGAAAGGTGGGGAATATTCTTATTCAGGGAAGTAG
- a CDS encoding methionine-R-sulfoxide reductase gives MKKLSPEEKHVIIDKGTEVPFTGKFNDFKEPGTYICKQCGEELYRSEDKFASGCGWPSFDDEIPGKVKRVPDADGRRTEIVCQSCDGHLGHVFIGEQFTEKNTRHCVNSISLEFIPEKKD, from the coding sequence ATGAAAAAATTAAGTCCTGAAGAAAAGCATGTCATTATTGATAAAGGTACTGAAGTTCCATTTACTGGAAAGTTCAACGATTTCAAAGAACCTGGAACATATATTTGTAAACAATGTGGAGAAGAGCTTTATCGTTCAGAAGATAAGTTCGCTTCAGGTTGCGGATGGCCTAGCTTTGATGATGAAATTCCTGGAAAAGTAAAACGAGTTCCCGATGCAGATGGAAGGAGAACGGAGATTGTTTGCCAAAGCTGTGATGGTCATCTCGGTCATGTTTTTATTGGTGAGCAATTCACAGAAAAAAATACGCGCCACTGTGTGAACTCAATATCACTAGAATTTATTCCAGAGAAAAAAGACTAG
- a CDS encoding tRNA-binding protein, whose product MHLNFDPEAKIADEIKFDEFLKVDIRIGEVVSVEDFPEARKPSYKLKLDFGAGVGIKKTSAQITDLYTKENLLGKKLLAVVNFPPRQIGKFMSEVLVLGLSDHENNIVLTQFDKDVPNGSRLH is encoded by the coding sequence ATGCATTTAAATTTTGATCCAGAAGCAAAGATTGCTGATGAAATTAAGTTCGATGAATTCTTAAAAGTCGATATAAGAATTGGGGAGGTTGTTTCTGTAGAAGACTTCCCGGAAGCTAGAAAACCAAGCTATAAATTAAAATTAGACTTTGGAGCAGGAGTAGGTATTAAAAAAACATCTGCTCAAATTACTGATCTTTATACTAAAGAAAATCTTCTTGGGAAAAAGCTTTTAGCTGTTGTTAACTTTCCTCCGAGGCAGATTGGAAAGTTCATGTCAGAGGTTCTTGTCTTAGGGCTATCTGATCATGAAAATAATATTGTATTAACTCAATTTGATAAAGACGTACCAAATGGTTCGCGTCTTCACTAA
- a CDS encoding tail fiber domain-containing protein, with amino-acid sequence MKFFTRKEKKKSMNEGFSLVEIMVAAGLVGVVSLAVVNLVSNLNKTQKRAQQVFSVEQEISRISSVLNDKDSCEATFATQTFGGGYDATTELAINDISQVTNAGTNTIYSINDELGDGGGLVVLKDMRLVGVKNESTPFLKDGDMVVQAETEFRVFFRKGRDAVDDNAIVKSSHGAVEIRRVFNLSVVVNQATGEIVSCYGAIDSYTAATCSSLGGNIDNDGNCVEVHIKTGVGGAGTGNKMSAILGSTTASNISGGGYARAPLKVTLADDENGAGLLFDDNQVQAVNAANNPTIFYLNEDGGDIELGNVADKTIIKGAVEAETTMQVTGATTLQNILTVTGTSTFNGQVLLNQNTTLANSRTLTITSNAMINYTSDKRLKDKIKEIESPLKKIDQIRGVEYVWRKTGTKDVGYIAQEVQKILPELVHTDKEGTLSVQYAKMSAFNTAAIKELKEENEKLKDDLSLLKKVLCSENPTKFKSICK; translated from the coding sequence ATGAAGTTCTTCACGCGCAAAGAGAAAAAGAAAAGCATGAATGAGGGGTTTTCTCTTGTTGAGATCATGGTTGCAGCTGGCCTTGTTGGAGTTGTATCCCTTGCTGTTGTAAATCTTGTTTCAAACCTTAATAAAACTCAAAAACGTGCTCAGCAGGTTTTTTCAGTTGAGCAAGAAATCTCTCGTATTTCATCGGTACTCAACGATAAAGATTCTTGTGAAGCTACTTTTGCAACGCAAACATTCGGTGGTGGATATGATGCTACAACTGAACTTGCAATAAATGATATTAGCCAAGTAACAAATGCTGGAACAAATACAATTTACAGTATCAACGACGAGCTTGGAGATGGTGGTGGACTCGTTGTTTTAAAAGATATGAGACTTGTCGGTGTTAAAAATGAGAGTACTCCATTTTTAAAAGATGGAGATATGGTCGTTCAAGCTGAAACGGAATTTCGTGTCTTCTTTAGAAAAGGGCGAGACGCCGTTGATGATAATGCAATTGTAAAATCATCTCATGGTGCTGTTGAAATTAGACGAGTTTTTAATTTATCTGTTGTTGTAAATCAAGCGACAGGTGAGATTGTTAGTTGTTATGGGGCGATTGATAGTTATACTGCAGCAACTTGTTCGTCGCTCGGTGGAAATATTGATAATGACGGTAATTGTGTTGAAGTCCATATTAAGACAGGTGTTGGTGGAGCAGGGACTGGAAATAAAATGTCCGCTATTCTAGGAAGTACGACAGCATCAAATATTTCTGGTGGTGGATATGCGAGGGCTCCATTAAAAGTAACATTGGCAGATGATGAAAACGGAGCAGGGCTTTTATTTGATGATAATCAGGTTCAAGCTGTTAATGCTGCAAATAACCCGACAATATTCTATTTAAATGAAGATGGTGGAGATATTGAGTTAGGAAATGTCGCCGATAAGACTATTATAAAGGGTGCTGTAGAAGCGGAAACGACAATGCAAGTAACAGGAGCTACAACATTACAAAATATTTTAACAGTTACTGGAACTTCAACGTTTAATGGGCAAGTTCTACTGAATCAAAATACAACTCTTGCTAATAGTCGTACTTTAACAATTACATCTAATGCTATGATTAATTACACCTCAGATAAGAGGTTAAAAGATAAAATCAAAGAGATTGAATCTCCATTAAAGAAAATTGATCAAATTCGTGGTGTTGAATATGTTTGGAGAAAAACTGGAACAAAAGACGTTGGTTATATTGCTCAGGAAGTTCAAAAGATATTACCAGAGCTCGTACATACGGACAAAGAAGGAACTCTAAGTGTTCAGTACGCTAAGATGTCGGCCTTTAATACCGCAGCTATTAAAGAGCTTAAAGAGGAGAATGAGAAACTAAAAGATGACCTGTCTCTTTTAAAGAAAGTTCTCTGCAGCGAAAACCCCACAAAATTTAAATCTATTTGTAAATAA
- a CDS encoding NAD-dependent epimerase/dehydratase family protein produces the protein MKKIIISGGHGFLGRALALKFKKKYKIVVIDRESNDETQGDVIYRWDMAKLEDEQLKQLESEIKSCDVFIHFAASVGVSKINDDPKKAIRDDHAISSYLFPLLEKYKKKIIFSSTSEVYGNRENCTEGDVLQIGDPEILRWGYAAHKLMSEFLIKAHNLEHTIIRPFNITGKGQTHRYGMVLPTFIHKAKNAKAIEVFGNGNQTRSFCDIRDFVNVLELIIEENLFNNETINIGSDENFITINELATLLKEYYYPELIINYREFKEVYSNSMDDIIYRSPNIDKLKKHYQPQFSIQDIIKSML, from the coding sequence ATGAAGAAAATCATTATTAGTGGTGGTCATGGCTTCTTAGGTCGCGCTCTCGCACTGAAGTTTAAAAAGAAATATAAGATAGTCGTCATTGATAGAGAATCCAATGATGAAACTCAGGGCGATGTGATCTACCGATGGGATATGGCAAAACTTGAAGACGAGCAATTAAAGCAACTCGAAAGTGAAATCAAATCATGTGATGTCTTTATTCATTTCGCTGCTAGTGTTGGTGTCAGTAAAATAAATGATGATCCGAAGAAGGCAATAAGAGATGATCATGCAATCTCTAGTTATTTATTTCCACTACTCGAAAAATATAAAAAGAAAATAATTTTCTCTTCGACATCGGAAGTGTACGGCAATAGAGAGAATTGTACTGAAGGAGATGTTCTTCAAATCGGTGATCCAGAAATACTTCGCTGGGGCTATGCCGCTCATAAGTTAATGTCTGAATTTCTTATTAAGGCCCACAATTTAGAACACACTATTATTCGTCCTTTCAATATTACAGGTAAGGGGCAAACACACAGATATGGAATGGTTCTTCCGACATTTATTCATAAAGCAAAGAATGCAAAGGCCATTGAAGTTTTTGGCAACGGAAATCAAACTCGTTCTTTTTGTGACATCCGTGATTTTGTTAATGTCTTAGAATTAATTATCGAAGAAAATTTATTTAACAACGAGACAATCAATATTGGTAGTGATGAGAATTTCATTACGATTAACGAATTGGCCACTCTACTAAAAGAGTATTACTACCCAGAGCTCATCATCAACTATCGTGAGTTCAAAGAAGTATACAGTAACAGTATGGATGATATTATCTATCGATCACCGAATATTGATAAGTTAAAAAAACACTATCAACCGCAGTTCTCAATTCAAGATATTATTAAATCAATGCTATGA
- a CDS encoding polysaccharide deacetylase family protein produces MKEKKVLMIHEFKKEMLDLNLEDYILTFDDGLYTQYLFLEELQQIDTKKIFFISTDIICPEDEQQIGEFITCREAHQKYFAENKTAYYMKWSQIKEINEDQNCSIGGHSHFHKNLKDVNGLKELFDYLTHDTERMLKNFKENSIKIEDFCFPYNYEAPLYRAILEKNGIQNFYGKERIAIEDLL; encoded by the coding sequence ATGAAAGAAAAAAAAGTTTTAATGATACATGAATTTAAGAAAGAAATGTTGGATCTCAATCTAGAAGATTACATTCTAACATTTGATGATGGGCTTTATACTCAGTATTTATTCTTAGAAGAACTCCAACAAATAGATACAAAGAAGATTTTTTTTATATCTACAGATATTATCTGCCCCGAAGATGAACAGCAAATTGGTGAATTTATTACTTGTCGCGAGGCCCACCAAAAATACTTCGCAGAGAATAAAACAGCTTATTATATGAAGTGGTCTCAAATTAAAGAAATCAACGAAGATCAGAATTGCTCTATCGGTGGACACTCTCACTTTCATAAAAATCTCAAAGACGTAAATGGATTAAAAGAACTCTTCGATTACTTAACTCATGACACAGAGAGAATGCTTAAAAACTTCAAAGAGAACTCAATTAAGATCGAAGACTTTTGCTTCCCTTATAATTATGAAGCTCCTCTGTATCGAGCAATTCTAGAAAAAAATGGCATCCAGAATTTCTATGGAAAGGAACGTATTGCAATTGAGGATCTTCTATGA
- a CDS encoding radical SAM protein, translating into MKINQKEITQVGHGSPMIINWELVSHCQFKCSYCYYDPFESNTDYESLQKIIQKKISNIDQPFVINLIGGEPTLHPNFSKIVSFLQDLEKCTEIRIVTNLAKPIHFWDSISSTKIVLTASYHPEYDNGKFFEKINQLYEKFDSDVPFLVPNSLIHLPRMKKTLENLLNIDSPRSPTINIIRPHYKSGYSVSFEQYPEEIELFIKEATTIISKNENQEKIKVYSKNKEIEMAKSTFFDLNMHYLKGWKCNINAFIIHYNGYVSSACRNDKKHIITAKFKSTPLICPYQACECDDFWNFEKYRNANE; encoded by the coding sequence ATGAAAATTAATCAAAAAGAGATTACTCAAGTTGGTCATGGTTCTCCAATGATTATTAATTGGGAACTCGTTTCTCACTGCCAATTCAAATGCAGCTATTGTTACTATGACCCTTTTGAAAGTAATACAGATTATGAATCGCTACAGAAAATAATTCAAAAAAAGATTTCAAATATTGATCAACCATTTGTTATCAACCTAATTGGAGGTGAACCAACGCTTCACCCAAATTTTTCAAAGATCGTTTCATTTCTTCAAGATTTAGAAAAGTGTACAGAAATTAGAATTGTAACCAATTTAGCGAAGCCGATTCATTTTTGGGATTCTATCTCTTCGACAAAAATCGTTTTAACGGCAAGCTATCACCCGGAATATGACAACGGAAAATTCTTTGAAAAAATCAATCAGCTCTATGAGAAATTTGATTCAGATGTTCCATTTCTAGTGCCCAATAGTTTAATTCACCTTCCGAGAATGAAAAAGACATTAGAAAATCTATTAAACATTGATTCTCCAAGATCTCCTACAATTAATATTATAAGACCCCATTATAAAAGTGGTTACAGCGTTAGTTTTGAACAGTATCCAGAAGAAATAGAACTCTTTATTAAAGAAGCAACAACGATTATTTCAAAGAATGAGAATCAAGAAAAAATCAAAGTTTATTCAAAGAATAAAGAAATAGAGATGGCTAAATCCACATTCTTTGATCTCAACATGCATTATCTAAAAGGGTGGAAATGTAATATAAATGCCTTTATTATCCATTACAATGGCTATGTTTCATCAGCATGTAGAAATGATAAAAAACATATTATCACGGCCAAGTTTAAATCAACTCCCCTAATCTGCCCTTACCAAGCATGTGAATGTGATGACTTTTGGAATTTTGAAAAATATAGGAATGCCAATGAATAA
- a CDS encoding PIG-L deacetylase family protein has protein sequence MNKKVLVVVAHPDDEVLGAGATIFQHSISGDTVKVICLTEGASAQGNDIQKREESFTKACQTLGVNDYSILSFHDNKLDQYPLLELIQSIESATLNFAPQIIYTHSSNDLNIDHRIAHQAVITAFRPLPLSSVEKILTFNIPSSFEYRSSHITTLKPNFYNEINEQECKQKLLAMSCYETELKDYPHPRSHRHLRNLMEVNGVEVGLPLAESFYIERIIESKKT, from the coding sequence ATGAATAAAAAAGTACTCGTCGTAGTTGCTCATCCTGATGATGAAGTCTTAGGAGCAGGTGCAACTATTTTTCAACATTCTATATCCGGAGATACCGTCAAAGTCATCTGTCTAACAGAAGGAGCTTCAGCTCAAGGGAACGATATACAAAAAAGAGAAGAATCATTTACAAAGGCCTGTCAAACACTTGGAGTAAATGATTATAGTATCCTCTCTTTTCATGACAATAAGTTGGATCAATATCCTTTACTAGAACTCATTCAATCAATTGAAAGTGCAACTTTAAATTTTGCTCCCCAAATAATCTACACACATTCATCTAATGATCTTAATATAGATCATCGAATAGCACATCAAGCAGTGATCACGGCGTTTAGACCTTTACCTCTTTCCAGTGTAGAGAAAATTCTAACATTCAATATTCCATCGAGTTTTGAATACCGCTCTTCACATATAACGACGCTAAAACCTAATTTTTATAATGAAATTAATGAGCAAGAATGTAAGCAAAAGCTCTTGGCCATGAGTTGCTATGAGACGGAGTTAAAAGATTATCCCCACCCACGTTCTCATCGCCACTTAAGAAACCTCATGGAAGTAAACGGAGTGGAAGTTGGGCTTCCGTTAGCGGAATCTTTCTATATAGAACGAATTATTGAGAGTAAAAAGACCTAA
- a CDS encoding DegT/DnrJ/EryC1/StrS family aminotransferase, with protein sequence MKIPFYRPYFPKKSFSKIQDVLESGHWTRGRMCEEVENLIQSEFYPGTHCLLVNSASGGLYVALMALGIEPGDTVVVPINTFSSTAAVPFHLKANIIFCDIDLETGNYCLSSLKNILETKNVDFVLPVFLAGNITNTKELYELKSKYNFKIIEDAAQAFGSRGVCDYADVSVISFHATKIIGSPDSGLVITKDLDLYEKMKQISLHGIEKISPFEYDIQEEGLKFNSNDFAASIIFEQLKVFNEILEKRKYFFTYYCQKLSDIESIQFIDLGENSNCSLLIALVDKRDELREFLLAKNIETSVHFKGLNQHTLWKNYLNENDGLNFEKCDEYSLKAISLPVFFEMTKSECDYVIDQIRSFYSQ encoded by the coding sequence ATGAAAATACCTTTTTATAGACCTTATTTTCCAAAAAAATCATTTTCAAAAATTCAAGACGTTCTTGAATCTGGTCATTGGACGAGAGGAAGAATGTGTGAGGAAGTAGAAAATTTAATTCAAAGTGAATTCTATCCAGGAACACATTGCTTACTCGTTAACAGTGCCTCTGGTGGTTTATATGTCGCATTGATGGCCCTCGGAATAGAGCCAGGTGATACTGTTGTTGTTCCAATTAATACTTTTTCTTCTACAGCAGCTGTTCCATTTCATTTAAAGGCAAATATTATTTTTTGTGATATTGATCTTGAAACCGGCAACTATTGTTTGTCTTCATTAAAAAATATTTTAGAAACTAAAAATGTGGATTTTGTCCTTCCCGTATTTTTAGCAGGAAATATCACAAATACTAAAGAATTATACGAACTGAAATCAAAGTACAATTTTAAAATTATTGAAGACGCAGCACAAGCCTTTGGGTCTAGAGGAGTATGTGATTATGCCGATGTCTCTGTTATTAGCTTTCATGCAACGAAGATTATTGGAAGTCCTGATAGCGGATTAGTTATTACTAAAGACCTCGATCTGTATGAAAAGATGAAACAGATTTCGTTACATGGAATAGAAAAAATAAGTCCTTTTGAATATGACATTCAAGAAGAAGGTTTAAAATTTAACAGTAATGATTTTGCTGCCTCAATAATTTTCGAACAACTTAAAGTCTTTAACGAGATCTTAGAAAAGAGAAAATACTTTTTTACATATTACTGCCAAAAGTTATCAGACATTGAAAGTATTCAATTTATCGACTTAGGTGAAAATAGTAATTGTTCTCTTCTGATTGCTCTCGTTGATAAGAGAGATGAACTTAGAGAATTTCTTCTGGCCAAGAATATTGAAACATCTGTTCATTTCAAAGGTTTAAATCAACATACGCTTTGGAAGAATTATCTTAACGAAAATGATGGTCTAAACTTCGAAAAATGTGATGAGTACAGCCTTAAAGCAATTTCTTTGCCGGTGTTCTTTGAAATGACAAAGAGTGAATGTGACTATGTCATTGATCAGATTAGGTCTTTTTACTCTCAATAA
- a CDS encoding radical SAM protein: protein MKYDKFFEFIELSLNNSCHLQCVGCQSLKSNSSKARELSVLEILPLLKKFHPKELFVCGNDGEPLEHSNIKEILPALNECFHDSKILVATNGELLEEVLLGITKTVKGITFQIAVDGPDQRTHELTRLGGNLSKVFENIKFALENEIDIEIIYSRHKLNEEYAEHTRDLIFEKFGIELLFRDTTIVAKHIEPPRQLSSVGDVSVLYESGISIKQSPWFKRIYINSNGRAYPCVSFIYRRGEIEAPSIYEYESELAFISDFIKFSKMFCCDFQDHGDLRQCSLNCGTYVENFDYDTINSLRIKND, encoded by the coding sequence ATGAAATATGATAAGTTTTTTGAATTTATAGAATTAAGTTTGAATAACTCATGTCATCTTCAGTGTGTTGGCTGTCAAAGTCTTAAATCCAATTCAAGTAAAGCTCGAGAGCTATCTGTTCTAGAAATTCTACCTCTTTTAAAGAAATTTCACCCCAAAGAGTTATTTGTTTGTGGTAATGATGGCGAACCACTTGAACATAGTAATATAAAAGAAATCTTGCCTGCCTTAAACGAATGCTTTCATGATTCGAAAATCCTTGTGGCCACAAATGGTGAACTTCTTGAGGAAGTGCTCTTAGGAATTACAAAAACAGTTAAGGGAATAACATTTCAAATTGCTGTTGATGGACCAGATCAAAGAACGCATGAGCTAACTCGTCTTGGTGGAAACCTTTCAAAAGTATTTGAGAATATCAAGTTTGCACTAGAAAATGAAATTGATATCGAGATCATTTATTCTAGACATAAATTAAATGAGGAATATGCTGAGCACACTCGTGATTTAATATTTGAAAAATTCGGTATAGAATTACTCTTTAGAGATACGACAATAGTTGCAAAACATATTGAACCGCCACGACAGCTAAGTTCTGTTGGCGATGTCAGTGTTTTGTACGAATCTGGGATTTCTATAAAGCAAAGTCCATGGTTTAAAAGAATTTATATTAACTCAAATGGACGTGCTTATCCTTGTGTTTCTTTTATTTATAGAAGAGGTGAAATAGAGGCTCCTTCTATTTACGAATATGAAAGTGAATTAGCATTTATAAGTGATTTTATTAAATTCTCAAAGATGTTCTGCTGTGATTTTCAAGATCATGGTGATCTAAGACAATGTTCTTTGAACTGCGGAACCTATGTTGAAAATTTTGATTACGATACAATTAATTCCTTAAGGATAAAGAATGATTAA
- a CDS encoding radical SAM protein, whose product MFAKDLTERIEIDLTGTCNARCPLCARNYKHITVKYNERSVSEIAAQLEEYPNGKYVHLVGAFSEPTLYKKFHDLCRYLVEKEWHIEICTNGDTHDEKWWSELGEILTERDSVYFTICGSTQELHEIYRVGTSLENIRKNAKAFRESCKSKIDYIQHILFDYNAEDLESESMAEIMDEFSHINLTQTLYRRETEIYKNPFNLDKMLVTPELKNKYDLIIREANRKWAEKLTGKKNYDIDCRSFNKKSIHIDQHGKVYPCYIWLEESRKNIWDGDYKKIQNFEYECCRICEKNCKRLMDMWDLEIL is encoded by the coding sequence TTGTTTGCTAAGGATTTAACAGAAAGAATTGAAATCGATTTGACTGGTACTTGTAATGCTAGATGTCCGCTTTGCGCTCGTAATTATAAGCACATCACAGTTAAATATAATGAAAGATCTGTAAGTGAAATTGCTGCTCAATTAGAAGAGTATCCAAATGGTAAATATGTTCACCTTGTAGGAGCGTTTTCTGAGCCAACACTCTATAAGAAGTTTCATGACCTTTGTCGTTATTTAGTTGAAAAAGAGTGGCATATTGAAATTTGCACGAATGGAGACACCCATGATGAAAAGTGGTGGAGTGAATTAGGTGAAATTCTTACAGAAAGAGATAGCGTCTACTTTACTATTTGTGGAAGTACACAAGAATTACATGAGATATATCGCGTAGGCACTTCATTAGAAAATATTAGAAAAAATGCAAAGGCCTTTAGAGAGTCTTGTAAATCAAAGATCGATTATATCCAACATATTCTCTTCGATTATAATGCAGAAGATCTTGAAAGCGAATCGATGGCAGAGATTATGGATGAGTTTTCCCATATCAATTTGACTCAAACATTGTATAGACGAGAAACTGAGATTTATAAAAATCCATTTAATCTCGATAAAATGCTTGTAACTCCTGAGTTGAAAAATAAGTATGATCTCATTATTCGCGAAGCAAATAGAAAGTGGGCCGAGAAATTAACGGGTAAGAAGAACTACGATATTGATTGTAGAAGCTTTAATAAGAAATCAATTCATATTGACCAGCATGGTAAGGTCTATCCTTGTTATATTTGGCTTGAAGAGAGTCGTAAAAATATTTGGGATGGAGATTATAAAAAGATTCAAAATTTTGAATATGAGTGCTGTCGTATTTGTGAGAAAAATTGCAAACGTCTTATGGATATGTGGGACTTAGAGATTTTATAA